One region of Eubalaena glacialis isolate mEubGla1 chromosome 6, mEubGla1.1.hap2.+ XY, whole genome shotgun sequence genomic DNA includes:
- the STX19 gene encoding syntaxin-19, whose protein sequence is MKDRLQELKQRTKEIELSRDKDVSTTEAEEQGVFLQQAVIYEREPVAERHLHEIQKLQESINNLTDDVQKFGQQQKSLLASMRRLSLLKRESSITKEIKVQAEHINRGLDDLVKEVKKSEDENGPSSVVTRILKSQHAAMFRHFQQTMFIYNDTIAAKQEKCRTFIFRQLEVAGKEVPEEEVNDMLHQGKWEVFNESLLREISITKAQLSEMEQRHKELVNLENQIKDLRDLFFQISLLVEEQGESINNIEMIVNVTKEYVTTTKEKFGLAVKYKKRNPCRVLCCWCCPCCGSK, encoded by the coding sequence atgaAAGACCGACTTCAAGAACTAAAGCAAAGAACAAAGGAAATTGAGCTCTCTAGAGACAAGGATGTGTCGACTACAGAAGCAGAGGAACAAGGGGTGTTTCTGCAGCAAGCTGTTATTTATGAAAGAGAGCCTGTAGCTGAGAGACACCTACATGAGATACAAAAACTACAGGAGAGTATTAACAACTTGACAGATGATGTTCAAAAATTTGGGCAGCAACAGAAAAGTCTGCTGGCTTCTATGAGAAGGCTTAGTCTACTTAAGAGAGAGTCTAGCATTACAAAAGAGATAAAAGTCCAAGCAGAACACATTAATAGAGGTTTGGATGATTTAGTGAAAGAAGTTAAAAAGTCAGAGGATGAAAACGGTCCATCATCAGTGGTCACAAGGATACTTAAATCTCAGCATGCTGCGATGTTCCGCCATTTTCAGCAAACTATGTTTATATACAATGACACAATAGCAGCAAAGCAAGAGAAGTGCAGGACATTTATTTTCCGTCAGCTTGAAGTTGCTGGAAAAGAAGTGCCGGAAGAAGAGGTAAATGATATGCTTCATCAAGGAAAATGGGAAGTTTTTAATGAAAGCTTACTTCGAGAAATCAGTATCACTAAAGCACAACTCTCAGAGATGGAACAGAGACACAAAGAACTTGTTAATTTGGAGAACCAAATAAAGGATTTAAGGGACCTTTTCTTTCAGATATCTCTTTTAGTAGAGGAACAGGGAGAAAGCATCAACAATATTGAAATGATAGTGAATGTCACAAAAGAGTATGTTACCACTACTAAAGAAAAATTTGGACTAGctgtaaaatacaaaaaaagaaatccttgcaGGGTATTGTGTTGCTGGTGTTGTCCATGTTGTGGCTCAAAATAA